The Candidatus Celerinatantimonas neptuna DNA segment GAAAATCTCAGATAAAATGCTGGTAAGAAAGTTCCTACCAGCATTTATTTACACCACAGATCATCATATCAAATTAATGAGAGGCCTTATCAATAGCAGCTTGCAATACCCGCGCCGGAACAGCACCACCTATCACAACAGTATTCTTAGTCGTTGCATTTTTCGAAGGCATAATAATCAAACCCGGTGTACCAGAGAAACCTAATGTACGAGCTAACACATTATTTTTATTTACAATTTGACGATATGCTTTATCAGAAATATTTTTCAACTTACCAGATAAGGCTTTTTGAGCAACCTGGGTAATATCAGATTGTTTCAGTTTTCCTTCATTATGTCCGGTTCCATAAATCCCATTATGGTAACTCAGATAAGCTTTAACCCCTTTTTGTTTCCAAACGGCTAACCCGGTCTGGGCAGCTACAGCCGAATTTTTCCAACGGGAAGCAAAAATAGGCCAATCCCTAAAAATGAATTTTACATTAGGATTTTTTTTCATGACCTGTTCGATAACAGGAGCCATCTTATTACAATAAAAGCACTGATAATCAAAAAATTCAGTCACAGTAACTTTGGCATTCTTCGGACCACTGTGAGGAATACCTTGAAGATCCATCAACGACTTTTGCATTTTCACTGCGGATGTGACCAAATGAGCCTGCTGTTCCTGCTGTTCTTTTGCTCTGAGCTTCTGGCTAACCTGAATCAGAATTTCAGGGTGTTCAAGCAAATAATTTGCAGCAATCTGGCCAATCTGCTCCTGCTGTTTAGCCGTAAAATTTGTGGTACCGGCCTCTGCGTGGCTAACAACACCTAACATGACCAATGCACTCACAGTACTTAATAGTGTTTTTTTCATCGAAATAGATCACTCTCTTTTAAAAACAGTTTCACGTTATCGTTTTAGTATCCTATACAACTCAACGTCATATTCATCTTTGCTTATTTGTTACATTAAATAGTTATTATGTCAACAAATCCTTCCTTCATCATCATACTGAAACATTCCTTCAACCATATTATTCATAGAGTAAACAAGAAATTATTGACAGCAATAAGTCTCTACTACAGGGGATATCCCCACCAATATACCTTAAAGATCACAGATTAAATCAGCCAACGATTGAACGTGTGGTTGTTTTAATAACGTCATATGATTTCCTGTACTCATAGTGCAATTTATTTCAGGTTGCACACTTTGCCAGCCTGCTTTTTGCAATTCATTATTATGATGATCGACTATCAGATGTGTTTTAACCGATGGAATAAACGTAGGATAGTACTGGGTACGAATATTTGCTGAATATAATCGAAAAATCTGCTCTAAATCTTTAAGACGAGAACCTACAGGCATTAGCTTCTGATGAATCAGCGCATAATGTAAACGAATTAATCTTTCACGATGAGAGATCATTGATAATTCATGTTCTATCAACCCTAATGACTGACTCTGTTTTTCAAACAACCGGATAAATGACATTAACGCTGATAATTCACTACGCTCTTTTTTTGCTGTAACAGGGGCATCTGAGTCAGCCAAAATTAATGCATCGATACAACAATCTCGCTGCTCTAATTGAGCTGCCATTTCAAAAGCAACCCATCCACCAAAAGAATGTCCCAGTAAATAAACGGGCTTTGCACTCGCTTCAAGTTGCAGTGCCTCCAGATAAAATTTAGCGACGGCTTCCACACTCGAATGAGGAACACTCCCCTCCAGAAAACCGCGTGGCTGCAATCCACACACACGCCATTCAGACGGGATTAAATCAACCAAATCCATAAACCTAAAAATACTATCACCAGCACCGGGAATGCAGATAATGGTTGCAGTAGGTGAAGAAGATTGTTGCAGCTTCACCACAGGTTTGTAGTCAAACAACCGGAGTGAATCTGGATGCATTTCAATACCACTACTATTTTCAATAATTCTTGATATGAATTGCGCCACCATTTTCATACCATCATGCTCAAATAATTGAGCGGAAGAACGATGTATAGTGCTTCGCCTGATTTTACGACGAGAAAGGACCCGGTCCCAATGATGATACGCGACATCTTCTCGGATATCTTGCAAAATATCCTGAACGACTAAAAGATCAATATAAATAGGAAGTACAGGAGCATGATATTCCGCTTCCAATAAACACTCGCGCTGAATCAACCAGTTACGATAATCACACCCAGACCATTCATCAGGCACCAATCCCAATTGTTGTTCAGCATAAAAATTATATTCCCAGGGATGAACAGATTCTGATGAACCAGACTGGGCTTTCCCTACCAGTGACAGAAGCATACAATGCGCTTTTTGACTCAACTCAGACAGTTTATCCTCTGGTTCATTTTTGGATGAATCCATGATCGGCTCATTAAGCCATGAATCGAGCATTCCAACAAACTCTACTTGTTCATCTAAACCTAAAAGTTGACATGCAATTTCATAAGCCATAACTCCACCATAAGCCCACCCAATTAATCGATAAGGTCCTATGGGCTGGACTGAACGAATAAGGCTTACATAACGAGAAGCAGCTCCTTGCACAGTAGTAAAAGGGGGTTGATCTAATGCCTGACCTCTTAATCCATAGACAGGGATATCATGATGGACCTTTGATGTTAAACGAGCACCAAAGAAAATTTCCCCACCCGCATCAGGAATAATAAAAAGAGGAAGCTGAAAACCGTCAGACCGAAAAACAATCACATCATCTTGTTCTGCCTGACGGGGCAATGGCCAGTGGCATTCAAGAGCGTTCAATTGGCTTACTGATTGTGAACACATAACCTTTTCCATCAATTAAAAATCATACTTTATAATTAATCATTTCCAAATTACTACAACATCTTATCAATTCTAATTCATTCATAACACAAGATTTATTGATTTTATCATCAAAAAATCAATAAACTGTTAATATATTTTCTGAATACAACAATGGAATGATACATAATCAATAATATTTAATAATAAGGGAGGTGAAATAGACTATATCTACTCCAAGCTTAACAGATTAAAAATTTTTATATATCAATAAGTTTATATATAAAAATTTCTTTAAATTTTGAATTACAGTAATTTTTATACCGACACTTTATTAAATTTTGTTAAATAATATGAAATATTGAAAAAATTTAGAACTTTCAAAAAAGCACTTTTATACGTAACCAGATAATTTTATTAAACCTTTGTAGGCGTAGCATCAATAAACTGTAAATCAATACAAAACGTTATTAAGCAAAATATTCTGAACTAAATTATGCTGATTTAAAGCCTTATGTCATCTCAAACAAGATTCATAGCCTGAGCTTACATTGGATTTAGAAGAACCCTGGCGACGAGTTCTAGCCAGAAAAAATCATCTCAAAGGCAGGTATTGTCTGTTAAAAACGTATTCTCATCTTATCTCTGAACAATAAAAAAGGCCGCTGCTGCGGCCTCTTAACAATTCTTTTTGTAGATTTTTACAATGCTACAATATTCTCAGCCTGAGGGCCTTTTTTACCCTGAGTAACGACGAACTGTACGCGTTGACCTTCTGTCAAGGTTTTGAAACCGTCGCCGGCGATAGCACTGAAATGAGCGAAAACATCAGGACCTTCTGCTTGTTCGATAAAACCAAAGCCTTTCGATTCGTTGAACCATTTAACAGTACCAGTCACTGTATTTGACATAATTTTTCCTAAAATTTAAATATATAATGTTCATTAGTCTTTTGAGTTTTACTCTCAGACTATTTCATTAGCATGAAAAAGTGCAGCAAATTACTTACAACTACAGGACGAGGTTCACATACTTCGAAATAGTGGATATAAATAACTTAACTTTCAAGCTAATCTAATTATAGCAGCCCTTTAGTTAAAGACAATGTGTTATTCCAGATATTTAACCGATTAAAGTTATCAATAAAAAAGAATATTTTTAAACACTAAACCAGTCTTTTCTGATAAATAACCAATTTATCTTCAATCTGATGCTCCCCTAATCGAATAATTGGCCAAGGGGGCTCCAAAAGTCGATATCCACATCGTTCAGCAACACGTCTACTCGGTCCATTGCTGGCTGCCACCCGAATTTGCAAATCATTAATTTGTAAAAACCGATGTACATAATCTTCCAAGAGGTGTATTGACTCGGTCATATAACCCTGACCAGTTGCCTTTTGCCTTAACCAGTACCCCAAACTAAATGGTAACCCATCTAATTTAATCAAAGAAAGCACACCAGCAAAAGAATCCAGATCATGATCAAAAATCAAATACCGTAATTCATCATGAAAATGAATGAACTGTTCTGCAGCACGCCTCTGAGATAACTTCATATCAGCCAATGATTGAATTTGGTCAATCCAAGGCAAATAACGTCTTAAAGTATCTGCATCATGGCAAATTGAGTCATAGACTAACGCATCATAGCAAGAACTCACTGCTCGTAATTCAATACGGTCCCACTGGAGACGCCGAGCAACCAGTGCTTGATTAAATTTTACCATGGAAGTACTTTTTCAGATTCTAACGAAAATAATTGCCTGAGCAATAAGTTATCACCTTGCCAACTTTCAAATATTTTCAATGCTGCTTGTCCTGCTGTAAAACATGCCTCTGCAGCAACCATTTTAGTAGCAACACGACCAGGATGAATCGCATAAACGTCAATACCATAAGACTGCAAATCATCAGTCATACAAAGAGTTAACATGTTCTGAGCCGCCTTACCAATACGGTATGAATAGGAACATTGACTTCCCAAAGCCGCCCCCTCGGCCTGCATTGTCAGACTCCCTCTTCGGGAACTAATATTCAACACACACGCTTTTTTCGCACGCCTTAATCCGTCCAGAGCAGTATTAACCGTCACCAAAGCACCTACACAATGGGTATTGAATTCATTCACAAGCTGGTCTGCTGTAACCGAAGGTAAATTCCTACCCTGGCTACCTGAACCTGCATTATTAATCACTAAACATACTGACCTATTTTGAAGCTGCTGACGAAGCAAATCAGAGTAATCACCTGATGTAATATCGGCAATAAGCACTTCAATCAAAGGACAAAACGCTTCAAGCTCACTTCTTTGGTTCGGATTACGAATCACAGCTATCACAGGATAAGCAGAACTCGCCCACTGAAAGGCTAAAGCACGACCTAATCCTTGACCTGCCCCTGTGACGACGACAACATCCATACCCCCCCTTATTTTAATTTATGTTGAAAATTAAGATGTTACAAAAATATCAGGTTCTTTGCCTGATCTCTCAGTTCTCAGACATGAAGATATGTGAAATGAAGACAGTCGAAAAAAACTAAGTCTAATTTAGACAAATACGATTATCTGACTAAATGTCTATTAGATTTAACCTCAACTCAGGATAAAGAAGCCCTTTCTGATAAGAATTAAGGTCGATTTCAGCGTTAAATCCGCTTGCCATAAAATGGCTATAGCGGCCCAGAGTTGCCTTGAAGTCGTTCTTACATCCCACATCAGAAAACAAGACTGACTCATGAATCACCCACGATTCATTGTGACTTATTATCCCGAATTGAGGTTAATTATGGCACCAAATTCTTATTGGAAAACCAATTGAAATTCACCAGAGCGTGTTGACGCTGATATACCACCCAAAGTCATATTAAACATATCTTACTCATGAATAATATACTTAATATATGAAAATAAAAGAGCTGAATCTCATGAATTATCATAGCAATAATTTAAAAGATAGCGTTCGCGGCTAAAAGCAACACCAAAAATCACAACACCCTTAAAAATTGTTTACCTTTTATGATTCTTTATGTAGATAATCATAAATACAAATCAAAACAGGGATGAACCAAAAGAGACAGTAAGGCCAAAAAGGAGGGAAAGAAACTTTGATAATTCATAAAAACACCTGAATTAAAAAGTAGATGAATGAATTTCGTTTAAAGAATACTGAATCATAAAGGGCAGATAGCTAATACCAAAAATTTCAGATCAGCTGCTATCCACCTTTATTTCAACGAAAAACCGCTAAATCAACGATCTTCGTTATACAACTCTAGATTAGCAGCTTCTTCTTGAGCTGCCAGATCTTTACCATCGTTATTGCGCAAATGATCAAGATAATCCAGATAACTCTGGTCAATATCATCAGTTACATAACGCCCGGTAAAAACAGATGTCTCAAACTCTTTAATCTCAGGATTACTTTCCTGACACGCGGCAACTAAATCTTCAATTGATTGATAAATTAAGCCATCAGCACCGATTAATTTACAAATCTCATCGACTTCCCGTCCATGACCAATAAGCTCATTCGCCGAAGGCATATCAATCCCATAAACATTAGGGAAACGGATTTCTGGTGATGCAGATGCAAAATAGACCTTATTAGCACCCGCATCTCTTGCCATTTCAATAATCTGTTCCGACGTTGTACCGCGAACAATCGAGTCATCAACCAACAAAACATTTTTCCCTTTAAACTCAACATCAATCGCATTAAGTTTACGTCGAACAGATTTACGCCGCTGAGTTTGCCCGGGCATAATAAATGTGCGGCCAATATAACGATTTTTCACAAACCCTTGCCGATAAGGAAGATCTAATTTCATCGCAATCTGTAAAGCAATATCACAGGAAGTCTCAGGAATTGGAATAACGACATCTATATCTAAATCATCCCATTCCCGCTTGATTTTCTCTCCCAGTTTATTTCCCATATTGACCCTTGCGCCATAAACTGAGATTTTATCGATTGTTGAATCAGGGCGGGCAAAATAGACATATTCAAAAATACAAGGATGATAACTTGGATTTTCAGAACACTGCTCTGTATAAAGTTGTCCGTCATCAGTAACGAAAACAGCTTCACCAGGTGCAATATCACGCATAAATTCAAATCCAATTGCATCTAACGCAACACTTTCAGAAGCGACCATATATTCTGCATTACCTGAATCAGTATGACGTCGTCCTAAAACAAGAGGTCTTATCCCATTCGCATCCCTAAATGCAAGCATTCCATGACCAATAACCAACGAGACAACTGCATATGCACCTCTAGTTTGGGCGTTGACTCTGCGAATAGCAGAAAAAAAGTTTTCCGCCTTTAATTCAGTTGTCTGTTCAAGCTCATTGTCAATTTCATACGCCAGCAAATTCAGTAAAATTTCTGAATCTGAAGTCGTATTGATATGACGTCTGGCTTTAGTGTGCATCAAATCTTTTAGCTCATGAGCATTGGTTAAATTACCATTATGAGCCAATGCTATCCCATAGGGTGAATTAACATAAAAAGGTTGAGCTTCAGCTGCACTAGAACTACCGGCTGTCGGGTAACGGACATGACCAATTCCGATTGATCCCTGCAAACGCTGCATATGACGTAATGCAAAAACGTCACGAACCAATCCATTCGCTTTACGCTGCTTAAATTTGCCATCAGTAATAGTTACAATACCGGCAGCATCCTGACCTCGATGCTGTAAAACAGTCAAAGCATCATAGATACTTTGATTTACCGGCGTTGAACCGACAATTCCGACAATACCACACATGAGCGGACTTCCTTCTTTTTCGAGAATTAATGGGGGGTTAAAAGACTCGATGAATCTTTTAAAAACTCAAAAAACCACTGTACTATGACAGTAAATTCAGGAACCAATTTTGAATGTTGCCACCAAATGGTTTTTGTAAATACAGTAAAAGACAATACGAATAACACTGCGGACACAATAAACACACCACGTACACCACCAAAACAGATCCCTAATACGCGATCCGTACCAGAAAGCCCCGTTGTCAAGACCAATTGAGATAATACATAGTTACACAGTGCGCCAATCAAAAGTGTTGCAATAAACAAGCAAAAAATTGCCGCACCACTGCGATAATAAGGATTCTCAATCAATGTAAAATAAGTTGCTACATCGCTATAAAAATGGCCAGCAACAAAAAAAGCAGCGATCCAGCTGGCCAAAGACACGGCTTCCTTTACGAAACCTCTAACTAGGCTAACCATCGCTGAGATAACGATAATACCAATGATAACGTAGTCTAACCAATTCATAAGGGAGCTTCTAATCGTAAACAGCAGCGCATTTTAACAGAAAAACCAATCGAGGCGCTGCATTTCTCGAACAGTTCAACATAAACCTTCCTTTTACTCTTAAGTCATTAATGGTCAGTAGGATCAAATTTCTTAACTAACCCTTTTAGCCCGGTTAATTGCTTAAGTTTTTGTAATTTGTTATCCATTGCCACTTTTGACAATTCTGGTCCAACAAAAATTCTATTTAGCTGGCCATCAACAGGAATTCTCGGGTAACTATGAGCCTGATACCCCGCTTTTTGTAACAGCTCAATCAACCGGCGCGTACCATCCGCACTTTTTAATGTTGCCAGTTGAATAATCCATCCTGATTTTTTAAATCCATTTGAAGCTGAAGAATTATCCGGCTGAATTAACTGATTCTTTTTCTGGGACTTTGAAAACACTGACGATACTTCAGTTTTCGCAGTTGCTCCTAAATTATCCACACCATTATTACCGCCATCCGCAACGACACCTTTCGGCTGATTCAGATCAAACATCAATGGTTTTTCACCAGCAGGCTTAGGCGCAAATGGAATTGTACTAATTTGCTCTTTTTTAGCCGTTTTCTGCCCATCAAATACATCAGGCAAAATAATTACTAACAATGCAACCAGAACAATAGTGCCAATCAGACGATGCTTAAATTGAGTTGACAATTCAACCTCCTCACAAGGCCAGAACCTGAGCTACCGTCAAAAACGAACCAAAAACAATAATTCTATCGCTTTCATGAGCCAGCTGACGCGCAGCTAAATAAGCATCATGAACACTTGGATAACGTTGATACGGTTGATCTGATAATGCATTCGCAAGTTTATCACCATTATCGCCTCTGGGGCCGTCTAACCCGGCAATAAACCATTGATCAAAATAGTTTTTCAGAAACTCAACGCTCCCCTGATTATCTTTATCAATTAACATCGCACATACAGCAAACGTATGATCTTTCTTAGGGAGGCATCTTAATTGGGTAGCCAAATATTCAGCTGACTGGGGATTATGGGCTACATCCACAAAAACTTCAGGTCGTTGCTCCAATAACTGCATTCGTCCAGATAGCTGCCAATTCGCAATGACAGATTGAACCAGTTTTTCATCTAACTCAATATTCAAATGTTCCAAAGCAGCAAGAGAGGCAACAGCATTGTCCACAGGTAAATGCGGAATTGGTAAATGATGAAATGAACTTTTCTGACCGATATAATCCCACGAAGAATGATTAGAATCGATTCGTGCTTTAACCTGATATCCATTGGCTAACAAATTACAGTTTAACTTCTCTGCCTCTGCATAAACACTGCTGACGATATTCGGATCACCAATCACAGCCCGTCCATGGGAGCGGAAAATACCCGCTTTCTCACGTCCGATAGCCTGTAAATCATGCCCTAAATATTCAACGTGATCTAACGCTACTGTTGTCACAATGGCAACATCTGCATCAATGATATTCGTTGCATCTAAGCGGCCACCTAACCCGACCTCAAGAATTACAAAATCTGGACTGACCTGCTGAAATAATCGTAAAGCAGCTAGTGTTCCAACTTCGAAATAAGTGAGACTAACATCATCTCTCACTGTTTCAATTTCATCAAATGCCCGACAAAACACATCGGCATCAGGAAGTTTGTCATTAATCCGTACACGTTCACGATAATCCACAATATGCGGAGAACTATAAACACCAACAGAATACCCTTGGCTCAGAAGCAACTGTTCAAGTAAACGGCAGGTTGACCCTTTGCCGTTCGTTCCAGCTACCGTTACGACGGGCATAGACAATTCAGTCAAGCCCATACGACTGGCTACCTGTCCCACTCTATCCAGCCCCAAATCGATAGCAACCGGATGTTTTTTCTCCAAATAAGAAAGCCAGTCTGTTAAAGACCGGCTTGTAATCTGTGATAAATCACTCATATTCTTAATCTGCTTTGAGATCGTTACCGAATTCCATCGAAACAGCCGATGCTGCAACTTCAATTGTATCCTCTATCGGATATTCATTGCATAATTTACCAATAACAGAAGCCAGTTTATCACGCATCTGACGCCGATCAACGATCATATCCAATGCTCCATGTTCAAGTAAAAATTCACTTCTTTGAAAACCTTCCGGCAATTTTTCCCGGACAGTCTGTTCAATCACTCGAGGCCCAGCGAAACCTATCAATGCTTTCGGCTCACCAACGTTAATATCTCCTAACATAGCTAATGATGCTGAGACACCACCCATCGTAGGATCAGTCATAACAGAAATAAACGGCAAACCTTTTCCACGTAGTTTTGCTAACGCAGCACTCGTTTTTGCCATTTGCATCAATGAGAAAAGGGCTTCCTGCATCCTAGCACCACCACTGGCAGAAAAACAGATTAATGAACGCTTTTCAGCCAGGCAGGTTTCAACTGCACGAACAAAACGAGCTCCGACGACAGAGCCCATTGAGCCCCCCATAAAACTAAATTCAAAAGCACAAGCTACAACCGGTAAGCCTTTCA contains these protein-coding regions:
- the cspV_2 gene encoding Cold shock protein CspV; translation: MSNTVTGTVKWFNESKGFGFIEQAEGPDVFAHFSAIAGDGFKTLTEGQRVQFVVTQGKKGPQAENIVAL
- the purF gene encoding Amidophosphoribosyltransferase, giving the protein MCGIVGIVGSTPVNQSIYDALTVLQHRGQDAAGIVTITDGKFKQRKANGLVRDVFALRHMQRLQGSIGIGHVRYPTAGSSSAAEAQPFYVNSPYGIALAHNGNLTNAHELKDLMHTKARRHINTTSDSEILLNLLAYEIDNELEQTTELKAENFFSAIRRVNAQTRGAYAVVSLVIGHGMLAFRDANGIRPLVLGRRHTDSGNAEYMVASESVALDAIGFEFMRDIAPGEAVFVTDDGQLYTEQCSENPSYHPCIFEYVYFARPDSTIDKISVYGARVNMGNKLGEKIKREWDDLDIDVVIPIPETSCDIALQIAMKLDLPYRQGFVKNRYIGRTFIMPGQTQRRKSVRRKLNAIDVEFKGKNVLLVDDSIVRGTTSEQIIEMARDAGANKVYFASASPEIRFPNVYGIDMPSANELIGHGREVDEICKLIGADGLIYQSIEDLVAACQESNPEIKEFETSVFTGRYVTDDIDQSYLDYLDHLRNNDGKDLAAQEEAANLELYNEDR
- the cvpA gene encoding Colicin V production protein; this encodes MNWLDYVIIGIIVISAMVSLVRGFVKEAVSLASWIAAFFVAGHFYSDVATYFTLIENPYYRSGAAIFCLFIATLLIGALCNYVLSQLVLTTGLSGTDRVLGICFGGVRGVFIVSAVLFVLSFTVFTKTIWWQHSKLVPEFTVIVQWFFEFLKDSSSLLTPH
- the dedD gene encoding Cell division protein DedD; the encoded protein is MSTQFKHRLIGTIVLVALLVIILPDVFDGQKTAKKEQISTIPFAPKPAGEKPLMFDLNQPKGVVADGGNNGVDNLGATAKTEVSSVFSKSQKKNQLIQPDNSSASNGFKKSGWIIQLATLKSADGTRRLIELLQKAGYQAHSYPRIPVDGQLNRIFVGPELSKVAMDNKLQKLKQLTGLKGLVKKFDPTDH
- the folC gene encoding Dihydrofolate synthase/folylpolyglutamate synthase, whose protein sequence is MSDLSQITSRSLTDWLSYLEKKHPVAIDLGLDRVGQVASRMGLTELSMPVVTVAGTNGKGSTCRLLEQLLLSQGYSVGVYSSPHIVDYRERVRINDKLPDADVFCRAFDEIETVRDDVSLTYFEVGTLAALRLFQQVSPDFVILEVGLGGRLDATNIIDADVAIVTTVALDHVEYLGHDLQAIGREKAGIFRSHGRAVIGDPNIVSSVYAEAEKLNCNLLANGYQVKARIDSNHSSWDYIGQKSSFHHLPIPHLPVDNAVASLAALEHLNIELDEKLVQSVIANWQLSGRMQLLEQRPEVFVDVAHNPQSAEYLATQLRCLPKKDHTFAVCAMLIDKDNQGSVEFLKNYFDQWFIAGLDGPRGDNGDKLANALSDQPYQRYPSVHDAYLAARQLAHESDRIIVFGSFLTVAQVLAL
- the accD gene encoding Acetyl-coenzyme A carboxylase carboxyl transferase subunit beta, which codes for MSWLEKILPKSKSVSSRRRNIPEGVWTKCSSCDQILYRAELERNLYVCPKCDHHNRIKARERLQRFLDKGYEELGQELEPKDVLKFRDSKKYKDRLSSAQKGTGEKDSIIVMKGALKGLPVVACAFEFSFMGGSMGSVVGARFVRAVETCLAEKRSLICFSASGGARMQEALFSLMQMAKTSAALAKLRGKGLPFISVMTDPTMGGVSASLAMLGDINVGEPKALIGFAGPRVIEQTVREKLPEGFQRSEFLLEHGALDMIVDRRQMRDKLASVIGKLCNEYPIEDTIEVAASAVSMEFGNDLKAD